The proteins below come from a single Cannabis sativa cultivar Pink pepper isolate KNU-18-1 chromosome 3, ASM2916894v1, whole genome shotgun sequence genomic window:
- the LOC115708794 gene encoding uncharacterized protein LOC115708794 isoform X2 has product MAIETDGTNGSLILLKQGAEARIFESAFVGRRSIIKERFSKKYRHPSLDLKLTLKRLNAEARCMTKARRLGVYTPVLFFVDPVLHTLTFEYVEGPSVKDVFLEFGAHGIRKEQMDDIAKQIGEAIAKLHDGGLIHGDLTTSNMLVKDATNQLVLIDFGLSFTSTLPEDKAVDLYVLERALLSMHSSCGNVYSEKMQKNL; this is encoded by the exons ATGGCGATCGAGACCGATGGAACAAATGGCTCTCTTATTTTGCTGAAGCAAGGAGCTGAAGCT AGAATTTTTGAATCAGCTTTTGTGGGAAGGAGGTCGATTATCAAGGAACGCTTTTCAAAGAAGTATAGGCATCCATCTTTGGATTTAAAACTTACTCTCAAGCGCTTGAATGCa GAAGCTAGGTGCATGACAAAGGCACGCCGACTTGGGGTCTATACACCAGTATTGTTTTTTGTGGACCCCGTTTTACATACCCTCACATTTGAATATGTGGAGGGTCCTTCAGTAAAGGATGTATTCCTTGAATTTGGAGCACATGGTATCCGAAAAGAACAGATGGACGATATTGCGAAGCAAATCGGCGAGGCAATTGCCAAACTGCATGATGGTGGCTTGATTCATGGTGATTTAACCACATCAAACATGTTAGTCAAAGATGCTACCAATCAACTG GTGCTCATTGATTTTGGTTTGAGCTTCACATCAACACTTCCAGAAGACAAAGCTGTTGATCTATACGTATTAGAGAGAGCTTTGCTCTCTATGCATTCTTCGTGTGGGAATGTG TATAGtgaaaaaatgcaaaaaaatctGTAG
- the LOC115708792 gene encoding uncharacterized protein LOC115708792 isoform X2 translates to MHGREGEERKRSRHMWTVPTRVVAVDRSSSSFSSSPNSLYKDGRKITVGDCALFKPPQDSPPFIGIIRWVSTGKDNKLKLGVNWLYRPAEVKLGKGILLDAAPNEIFYSFHKDEIPAASLLHPCKVAFLPKGVELPTGISSFVCRRLYDITNKCLWWLTDQDYINERQEEVDQLLYKTRVVMHATVQSGGRSPKPSNGPTSTSQLKAGSESNQNSLSSFSSQVKGKKRERIEQGSEPLKRERFAKTEDGDSGNCRQESFLKFEISKITDKGGLVDNEGVEKLVQLMLPDRNDKKIDLAGRSMLAGAVAATDKFDCLSRFVELRGLPVFDEWLQEIHKGKIGDSIGSKDGDKVIEEFLLVLLRALDKLPVNLDALKTCNIGKSVNHLRSHKNSEIQKKSRSLVDTWKKRVEAEMNIHDVKSGSNHAVSWAGRSSRLPEVGNRHSSGPSDVAVKSSVAQVSASKSVSVKLVHGESTTRSASASPGSVKSIPSPVSTGNNIKDGHFRNASGGMSDVPLTATRDEKSSSSSQSHNNSQSCSNDHNRAGVVSGKDDARSSSAGSMNANKVSGGSSRPRKSINGFQGSLTGNQKETGSSKSSSLHKNPILDKSSNSGLTSDKLERTIVDGNTHKLIVKIPNRGRSPAQSSGGSFEDPSIRSSRASSPVISEKPDEFDPDFKDKTDAYRANVASDVNAESWQSNDFKDVLTASDEGDGSPAAMTDEERCRTVDETKKVSEVPKTASSSSGNEHKSGNLQEPSCSSLNALVESCVKYSAGNGSMSVADDLGMNLLASVAAREMSKSDLVSPIASPQRNNSVEPSSTGNDVKVKNLAEGELGQNKCMSTGVANNENGKHAGESDNVVAKDKEDKTVFLSVHKPTSEHTGLVESPSKDFLQAEVIEESKRKCNDVSLTSPVISASLTSEKATDREGGKPTQGKPIEREVNTEDILDVKPNASDSLLNENKITGGIVNEVKTEHLGGLSVNLQHEEEESIIKTDKKLHVLVMQSDPVKAACEDLLPSDSGKKMVSEKAREVKTEKPDKVVIRNQVNKSENQRNEPEEQLLKSTDSKLTGMETNEAGECASKCAVDASSISAVGGIGTDAKVEFDLNEGFNADDGKIGEVKISAPGCSPSGHLNSPFPFPVSSVSSSLPASVTVTAAAKGPFLPPEDLLRSKGELGWKGSAATSAFRPAEPRKVVDMPFGAVNISHPESTGGKQGRPPLDIDLNVPDERLLEDMTSRCSAHETSSASNAMSKSGRTCDQSTSATPFRSSGGLDLDLNQADETLDMGSFTINNSRRTEIPSLVISSSSRGILDGDVGVRRDFDLNDGPAVDEMSSVPTHFSQLAKSRALSQPPVSGFRMNNMEVGNFSSWFHPGNNSYSAVSIPSVISDRGEQPFPIVAAGGPQRMVGPPSGGNSFTPDVYRGSVLSASPAVPFPSTSFQYPVFSYGTSYSMPPSAFTGGPSTFLESSSGGRVCFPAAHPQFLGTNASAVSSNYPRPFVISLPDGSNNSSGESSRKWGRQGLDLNAGPGGPEMEARDESFHLAPKQLSVASSQHLLDEQMRMFQMPGGTLKRKEPDGGWDGFKQSSWQQ, encoded by the exons ATGCATGGGAGGGAAGGTGAAGAGAGGAAACGGAGTCGGCACATGTGGACAGTCCCTACGCGTGTAGTTGCAGTCGATCGTTCTTCTTCGTCGTTTTCATCTTCACCCAATTCGCTGTACaag GACGGACGGAAGATCACGGTTGGTGACTGTGCTCTGTTTAAGCCCCCACAAGATTCACCTCCTTTCATTGGAATAATTCGTTGGGTATCAACAGGCAAAGATAATAAGTTGAAATTAGGTGTAAATTGGCTTTATCGTCCTGCTGAAGTAAAGCTTGGTAAAGGCATCCTATTGGATGCTGCACCGAATGAAATTTTCTATTCCTTTCATAAGGATGAGATTCCTGCTGCGTCGTTACTCCATCCATGTAAAGTTGCATTCCTTCCTAAAGGTGTTGAACTTCCAACTGGTATTTCGTCTTTTGTGTGCCGAAGGCTTTATGACATCACAAACAAGTGTTTATGGTGGCTAACGGATCAAGATTATATTAAT GAACGACAGGAAGAAGTAGATCAGTTGTTATATAAAACAAGAGTAGTAATGCATGCAACAGTGCAGTCAGGTGGTCGATCTCCAAAGCCATCAAATGGTCCAACTTCAACTTCACAGTTAAAAGCTGGCTCAGAGAGTAACCAGAACAGTTTGTCTTCCTTTTCATCTCAAGTCAAGGGGAAGAAGAGAGAGCGAATAGAGCAGGGCTCTGAACCTTTGAAACGGGAACGCTTTGCAAAAACAGAGGATGGGGATTCTGGTAACTGTAGACAGGagagttttttaaaatttgagatatCCAAGATAACTGACAAAGGAGGGCTTGTTGATAATGAAGGAGTTGAAAAATTGGTGCAGCTTATGCTTCCTGATAGAAATGATAAGAAAATAGATTTGGCTGGTCGGTCAATGCTTGCTGGAGCTGTAGCAGCCACAGATAAATTTGATTGCCTTAGCAGATTTGTGGAGCTGCGTGGTTTGCCTGTATTTGATGAGTGGCTCCAGGAAATTCATAAGGGGAAGATTGGTGATAGTATTGGATCGAAGGATGGTGATAAAGTAATTGAGGAGTTTCTCTTGGTTTTACTTCGTGCACTTGATAAGCTGCCTGTGAATCTTGATGCTTTAAAAACATGTAACATTGGAAAGTCTGTGAATCATTTGCGCTCTCATAAAAACTCAGAAATCCAAAAGAAATCCAGAAGTCTGGTGGATACATGGAAGAAACGGGTTGAAGCTGAAATGAATATCCATGATGTTAAGTCTGGCTCAAATCACGCTGTCTCCTGGGCTGGGAGATCATCACGTCTACCTGAAGTTGGAAACAGACATTCAAGTGGACCGTCTGATGTTGCTGTAAAGAGCTCAGTTGCACAGGTTTCTGCTTCCAAATCTGTTTCAGTTAAGCTAGTCCATGGTGAGAGTACTACTAGGTCTGCTTCTGCCTCTCCAGGGTCTGTCAAATCAATTCCATCGCCTGTATCAACTGGTAACAATATAAAAGATGGTCATTTTCGAAATGCCAGCGGTGGCATGTCTGATGTTCCTTTGACAGCCACTAGAGATGAGAAGAGCAGCAGTTCTAGTCAATCTCACAACAACAGCCAATCGTGCTCTAATGACCATAACAGAGCTGGAGTTGTTTCTGGGAAGGATGATGCAAGAAGCTCTAGTGCTGGTTCAATGAATGCGAATAAGGTGTCTGGTGGCTCTTCACGACCTCGTAAATCAATAAATGGATTTCAAGGCTCTCTTACAGGGAACCAAAAGGAAACTGGGTCTAGCAAAAGTTCTTCATTGCATAAGAACCCAATTTTAGACAAATCATCAAATTCTGGATTGACTAGTGACAAGCTTGAGAGGACTATTGTTGACGGGAATACTCATAAACTAATAGTGAAGATTCCAAATCGTGGTCGCAGTCCTGCACAAAGCAGTGGAGGTTCATTTGAAGACCCTTCAATCAGGAGTAGCAGAGCTTCTTCTCCTGTGATCTCAGAAAAGCCCGATGAATTTGATCCCGACTTTAAGGACAAAACCGATGCTTATAGAGCTAATGTTGCTTCAGATGTAAATGCTGAGTCCTGGCAGAGTAATGATTTTAAAGATGTGCTTACTGCTTCTGATGAAGGCGATGGATCACCCGCTGCTATGACTGACGAAGAACGCTGTAGGACTGTTGATGAAACAAAGAAGGTTTCAGAAGTTCCAAAAACTGCATCCTCATCATCTGGAAATGAGCATAAATCTGGGAATCTGCAAGAACCTTCCTGTAGTTCCTTGAATGCTTTAGTTGAAAGCTGTGTAAAGTATTCTGCAGGTAATGGATCTATGTCTGTTGCTGATGATCTTGGTATGAACCTGCTTGCCAGCGTTGCTGCTAGAGAGATGTCCAAATCTGATTTGGTTTCTCCAATTGCTTCACCTCAGAGAAACAATTCAGTTGAACCCTCCTCTACAGGCAATGATGTAAAGGTAAAAAATTTAGCAGAAGGGGAGCTTGGACAAAACAAATGCATGTCCACTGGTGTTGCTAATAATGAGAATGGGAAGCATGCTGGTGAATCTGATAATGTTGTGGCTAAGGATAAAGAAGATAAAACTGTGTTTCTGTCTGTCCATAAACCTACATCCGAGCACACCGGACTTGTAGAATCTCCCAGTAAGGATTTTCTGCAAGCTGAAGTCATTGAAGAAAGCAAAAGAAAGTGTAATGATGTCAGTTTAACTTCACCTGTGATCTCTGCTTCGTTGACAAGTGAGAAAGCTACAGACAGGGAAGGAGGCAAACCAACTCAAGGGAAACCAATTGAAAGGGAAGTAAATACTGAGGACATTTTAGATGTTAAACCCAATGCAAGTGATTCTTTGTTAAATGAAAATAAGATCACAGGAGGCATAGTGAATGAAGTCAAGACAGAACATCTAGGAGGATTGTCTGTGAACCTTCagcatgaagaagaagaaagtatAATAAAGACAGATAAAAAGCTGCACGTCTTAGTTATGCAATCTGACCCTGTAAAAGCAGCTTGTGAAGATCTATTGCCATCTGATTCTGGAAAAAAAATGGTTTCAGAAAAGGCCCGTGAAGTAAAGACTGAGAAGCCTGATAAGGTGGTTATTAGGAATCAAGTTAATAAGtctgaaaatcaaagaaatgaACCAGAAG AACAACTTCTGAAGTCCACGGATTCCAAGTTGACTGGTATGGAAACCAATGAAGCTGGGGAGTGTGCATCAAAATGTGCAGTCGATGCTTCTTCTATCTCTGCTGTTGGGGGGATAGGTACAGATGCAAAGGTGGAGTTTGATTTGAATGAAGGATTTAATGCTGACGATGGTAAAATTGGAGAGGTAAAAATCTCAGCACCTGGATGTTCACCTTCTGGTCATCTGAATAGCCCATTTCCTTTTCCAGTTTCTTCTGTATCTAGTTCCCTTCCTGCTTCAGTAACGGTGACAGCTGCTGCAAAAGGTCCCTTTCTTCCACCTGAGGACCTATTACGGAGCAAAGGGGAGCTTGGTTGGAAGGGTTCAGCAGCTACAAGTGCCTTTCGTCCAGCGGAACCAAGAAAGGTTGTAGATATGCCTTTTGGTGCTGTGAACATCTCACATCCTGAATCCACTGGTGGGAAGCAAGGACGCCCTCCTctcgatattgacttgaatgtACCGGATGAAAGACTTCTAGAGGATATGACATCTCGGTGTTCTGCCCATGAAACAAGTTCTGCATCCAATGCAATGAGTAAAAGTGGTCGGACTTGTGATCAATCTACAAGTGCAACACCTTTTCGCAGTTCAGGAGGACTTGATCTTGATTTGAACCAGGCTGATGAGACTTTAGATATGGGCAGTTTCACAATCAACAATAGTCGTCGAACAGAGATTCCAAGTTTGGTAATCAGTTCTTCATCTAGAGGTATTTTAGATGGTGATGTAGGTGTTCGGAGGGATTTTGATTTGAATGATGGGCCTGCAGTGGATGAGATGAGTTCTGTACCAACACATTTTAGTCAACTAGCCAAGAGTAGGGCTCTATCCCAACCACCCGTTTCTGGTTTTAGGATGAACAATATGGAAGTTGGGAACTTCTCATCATGGTTTCATCCGGGGAACAACTCTTACTCAGCTGTTTCCATCCCATCTGTTATTTCTGATAGAGGGGAGCAGCCTTTCCCTATTGTTGCAGCTGGTGGGCCACAGAGGATGGTTGGTCCCCCCAGTGGTGGCAATTCGTTTACTCCAGATGTTTATCGAGGTTCTGTTCTGTCAGCTTCACCAGCAGTGCCTTTTCCTTCTACCTCTTTTCAATATCCAGTCTTTTCATATGGAACCAGTTACTCGATGCCCCCAAGCGCTTTCACTGGAGGTCCAAGTACGTTCTTGGAGTCATCTTCTGGCGGAAGGGTTTGCTTCCCTGCTGCTCATCCACAATTTTTGGGAACCAATGCCAGTGCGGTTTCTTCCAACTACCCAAGGCCTTTTGTTATTAGTCTCCCGGATGGTAGCAATAATAGTAGTGGTGAGAGCAGTAGAAAATGGGGAAGGCAGGGTTTAGATCTTAATGCAGGGCCTGGAGGCCCAGAAATGGAGGCTAGAGATGAATCTTTTCATCTTGCGCCAAAGCAACTGTCGGTTGCCAGTTCGCAACACCTATTGGATGAGCAAATGAGGATGTTCCAGATGCCAGGTGGCACTTTGAAGAGGAAGGAGCCCGACGGAGGGTGGGATGGCTTCAAGCAATCGTCATGGCAGCAGTAG
- the LOC115708792 gene encoding uncharacterized protein LOC115708792 isoform X1, giving the protein MHGREGEERKRSRHMWTVPTRVVAVDRSSSSFSSSPNSLYKDGRKITVGDCALFKPPQDSPPFIGIIRWVSTGKDNKLKLGVNWLYRPAEVKLGKGILLDAAPNEIFYSFHKDEIPAASLLHPCKVAFLPKGVELPTGISSFVCRRLYDITNKCLWWLTDQDYINERQEEVDQLLYKTRVVMHATVQSGGRSPKPSNGPTSTSQLKAGSESNQNSLSSFSSQVKGKKRERIEQGSEPLKRERFAKTEDGDSGNCRQESFLKFEISKITDKGGLVDNEGVEKLVQLMLPDRNDKKIDLAGRSMLAGAVAATDKFDCLSRFVELRGLPVFDEWLQEIHKGKIGDSIGSKDGDKVIEEFLLVLLRALDKLPVNLDALKTCNIGKSVNHLRSHKNSEIQKKSRSLVDTWKKRVEAEMNIHDVKSGSNHAVSWAGRSSRLPEVGNRHSSGPSDVAVKSSVAQVSASKSVSVKLVHGESTTRSASASPGSVKSIPSPVSTGNNIKDGHFRNASGGMSDVPLTATRDEKSSSSSQSHNNSQSCSNDHNRAGVVSGKDDARSSSAGSMNANKVSGGSSRPRKSINGFQGSLTGNQKETGSSKSSSLHKNPILDKSSNSGLTSDKLERTIVDGNTHKLIVKIPNRGRSPAQSSGGSFEDPSIRSSRASSPVISEKPDEFDPDFKDKTDAYRANVASDVNAESWQSNDFKDVLTASDEGDGSPAAMTDEERCRTVDETKKVSEVPKTASSSSGNEHKSGNLQEPSCSSLNALVESCVKYSAGNGSMSVADDLGMNLLASVAAREMSKSDLVSPIASPQRNNSVEPSSTGNDVKVKNLAEGELGQNKCMSTGVANNENGKHAGESDNVVAKDKEDKTVFLSVHKPTSEHTGLVESPSKDFLQAEVIEESKRKCNDVSLTSPVISASLTSEKATDREGGKPTQGKPIEREVNTEDILDVKPNASDSLLNENKITGGIVNEVKTEHLGGLSVNLQHEEEESIIKTDKKLHVLVMQSDPVKAACEDLLPSDSGKKMVSEKAREVKTEKPDKVVIRNQVNKSENQRNEPEGNSLITSENQVVGGLSCSVTQQSSNSLTHDFKSKEVEQSVAVEQVSNKCSSACDVHDAEQLLKSTDSKLTGMETNEAGECASKCAVDASSISAVGGIGTDAKVEFDLNEGFNADDGKIGEVKISAPGCSPSGHLNSPFPFPVSSVSSSLPASVTVTAAAKGPFLPPEDLLRSKGELGWKGSAATSAFRPAEPRKVVDMPFGAVNISHPESTGGKQGRPPLDIDLNVPDERLLEDMTSRCSAHETSSASNAMSKSGRTCDQSTSATPFRSSGGLDLDLNQADETLDMGSFTINNSRRTEIPSLVISSSSRGILDGDVGVRRDFDLNDGPAVDEMSSVPTHFSQLAKSRALSQPPVSGFRMNNMEVGNFSSWFHPGNNSYSAVSIPSVISDRGEQPFPIVAAGGPQRMVGPPSGGNSFTPDVYRGSVLSASPAVPFPSTSFQYPVFSYGTSYSMPPSAFTGGPSTFLESSSGGRVCFPAAHPQFLGTNASAVSSNYPRPFVISLPDGSNNSSGESSRKWGRQGLDLNAGPGGPEMEARDESFHLAPKQLSVASSQHLLDEQMRMFQMPGGTLKRKEPDGGWDGFKQSSWQQ; this is encoded by the exons ATGCATGGGAGGGAAGGTGAAGAGAGGAAACGGAGTCGGCACATGTGGACAGTCCCTACGCGTGTAGTTGCAGTCGATCGTTCTTCTTCGTCGTTTTCATCTTCACCCAATTCGCTGTACaag GACGGACGGAAGATCACGGTTGGTGACTGTGCTCTGTTTAAGCCCCCACAAGATTCACCTCCTTTCATTGGAATAATTCGTTGGGTATCAACAGGCAAAGATAATAAGTTGAAATTAGGTGTAAATTGGCTTTATCGTCCTGCTGAAGTAAAGCTTGGTAAAGGCATCCTATTGGATGCTGCACCGAATGAAATTTTCTATTCCTTTCATAAGGATGAGATTCCTGCTGCGTCGTTACTCCATCCATGTAAAGTTGCATTCCTTCCTAAAGGTGTTGAACTTCCAACTGGTATTTCGTCTTTTGTGTGCCGAAGGCTTTATGACATCACAAACAAGTGTTTATGGTGGCTAACGGATCAAGATTATATTAAT GAACGACAGGAAGAAGTAGATCAGTTGTTATATAAAACAAGAGTAGTAATGCATGCAACAGTGCAGTCAGGTGGTCGATCTCCAAAGCCATCAAATGGTCCAACTTCAACTTCACAGTTAAAAGCTGGCTCAGAGAGTAACCAGAACAGTTTGTCTTCCTTTTCATCTCAAGTCAAGGGGAAGAAGAGAGAGCGAATAGAGCAGGGCTCTGAACCTTTGAAACGGGAACGCTTTGCAAAAACAGAGGATGGGGATTCTGGTAACTGTAGACAGGagagttttttaaaatttgagatatCCAAGATAACTGACAAAGGAGGGCTTGTTGATAATGAAGGAGTTGAAAAATTGGTGCAGCTTATGCTTCCTGATAGAAATGATAAGAAAATAGATTTGGCTGGTCGGTCAATGCTTGCTGGAGCTGTAGCAGCCACAGATAAATTTGATTGCCTTAGCAGATTTGTGGAGCTGCGTGGTTTGCCTGTATTTGATGAGTGGCTCCAGGAAATTCATAAGGGGAAGATTGGTGATAGTATTGGATCGAAGGATGGTGATAAAGTAATTGAGGAGTTTCTCTTGGTTTTACTTCGTGCACTTGATAAGCTGCCTGTGAATCTTGATGCTTTAAAAACATGTAACATTGGAAAGTCTGTGAATCATTTGCGCTCTCATAAAAACTCAGAAATCCAAAAGAAATCCAGAAGTCTGGTGGATACATGGAAGAAACGGGTTGAAGCTGAAATGAATATCCATGATGTTAAGTCTGGCTCAAATCACGCTGTCTCCTGGGCTGGGAGATCATCACGTCTACCTGAAGTTGGAAACAGACATTCAAGTGGACCGTCTGATGTTGCTGTAAAGAGCTCAGTTGCACAGGTTTCTGCTTCCAAATCTGTTTCAGTTAAGCTAGTCCATGGTGAGAGTACTACTAGGTCTGCTTCTGCCTCTCCAGGGTCTGTCAAATCAATTCCATCGCCTGTATCAACTGGTAACAATATAAAAGATGGTCATTTTCGAAATGCCAGCGGTGGCATGTCTGATGTTCCTTTGACAGCCACTAGAGATGAGAAGAGCAGCAGTTCTAGTCAATCTCACAACAACAGCCAATCGTGCTCTAATGACCATAACAGAGCTGGAGTTGTTTCTGGGAAGGATGATGCAAGAAGCTCTAGTGCTGGTTCAATGAATGCGAATAAGGTGTCTGGTGGCTCTTCACGACCTCGTAAATCAATAAATGGATTTCAAGGCTCTCTTACAGGGAACCAAAAGGAAACTGGGTCTAGCAAAAGTTCTTCATTGCATAAGAACCCAATTTTAGACAAATCATCAAATTCTGGATTGACTAGTGACAAGCTTGAGAGGACTATTGTTGACGGGAATACTCATAAACTAATAGTGAAGATTCCAAATCGTGGTCGCAGTCCTGCACAAAGCAGTGGAGGTTCATTTGAAGACCCTTCAATCAGGAGTAGCAGAGCTTCTTCTCCTGTGATCTCAGAAAAGCCCGATGAATTTGATCCCGACTTTAAGGACAAAACCGATGCTTATAGAGCTAATGTTGCTTCAGATGTAAATGCTGAGTCCTGGCAGAGTAATGATTTTAAAGATGTGCTTACTGCTTCTGATGAAGGCGATGGATCACCCGCTGCTATGACTGACGAAGAACGCTGTAGGACTGTTGATGAAACAAAGAAGGTTTCAGAAGTTCCAAAAACTGCATCCTCATCATCTGGAAATGAGCATAAATCTGGGAATCTGCAAGAACCTTCCTGTAGTTCCTTGAATGCTTTAGTTGAAAGCTGTGTAAAGTATTCTGCAGGTAATGGATCTATGTCTGTTGCTGATGATCTTGGTATGAACCTGCTTGCCAGCGTTGCTGCTAGAGAGATGTCCAAATCTGATTTGGTTTCTCCAATTGCTTCACCTCAGAGAAACAATTCAGTTGAACCCTCCTCTACAGGCAATGATGTAAAGGTAAAAAATTTAGCAGAAGGGGAGCTTGGACAAAACAAATGCATGTCCACTGGTGTTGCTAATAATGAGAATGGGAAGCATGCTGGTGAATCTGATAATGTTGTGGCTAAGGATAAAGAAGATAAAACTGTGTTTCTGTCTGTCCATAAACCTACATCCGAGCACACCGGACTTGTAGAATCTCCCAGTAAGGATTTTCTGCAAGCTGAAGTCATTGAAGAAAGCAAAAGAAAGTGTAATGATGTCAGTTTAACTTCACCTGTGATCTCTGCTTCGTTGACAAGTGAGAAAGCTACAGACAGGGAAGGAGGCAAACCAACTCAAGGGAAACCAATTGAAAGGGAAGTAAATACTGAGGACATTTTAGATGTTAAACCCAATGCAAGTGATTCTTTGTTAAATGAAAATAAGATCACAGGAGGCATAGTGAATGAAGTCAAGACAGAACATCTAGGAGGATTGTCTGTGAACCTTCagcatgaagaagaagaaagtatAATAAAGACAGATAAAAAGCTGCACGTCTTAGTTATGCAATCTGACCCTGTAAAAGCAGCTTGTGAAGATCTATTGCCATCTGATTCTGGAAAAAAAATGGTTTCAGAAAAGGCCCGTGAAGTAAAGACTGAGAAGCCTGATAAGGTGGTTATTAGGAATCAAGTTAATAAGtctgaaaatcaaagaaatgaACCAGAAGGTAATTCTCTAATAACCTCAGAGAACCAGGTTGTAGGTGGCCTAAGTTGTAGTGTAACTCAACAAAGTAGCAACTCTTTGACGCATGACTTCAAAAGTAAAGAGGTTGAACAAAGTGTTGCTGTCGAGCAGGTTTCTAACAAGTGTTCATCTGCTTGTGATGTGCATGATGCAGAACAACTTCTGAAGTCCACGGATTCCAAGTTGACTGGTATGGAAACCAATGAAGCTGGGGAGTGTGCATCAAAATGTGCAGTCGATGCTTCTTCTATCTCTGCTGTTGGGGGGATAGGTACAGATGCAAAGGTGGAGTTTGATTTGAATGAAGGATTTAATGCTGACGATGGTAAAATTGGAGAGGTAAAAATCTCAGCACCTGGATGTTCACCTTCTGGTCATCTGAATAGCCCATTTCCTTTTCCAGTTTCTTCTGTATCTAGTTCCCTTCCTGCTTCAGTAACGGTGACAGCTGCTGCAAAAGGTCCCTTTCTTCCACCTGAGGACCTATTACGGAGCAAAGGGGAGCTTGGTTGGAAGGGTTCAGCAGCTACAAGTGCCTTTCGTCCAGCGGAACCAAGAAAGGTTGTAGATATGCCTTTTGGTGCTGTGAACATCTCACATCCTGAATCCACTGGTGGGAAGCAAGGACGCCCTCCTctcgatattgacttgaatgtACCGGATGAAAGACTTCTAGAGGATATGACATCTCGGTGTTCTGCCCATGAAACAAGTTCTGCATCCAATGCAATGAGTAAAAGTGGTCGGACTTGTGATCAATCTACAAGTGCAACACCTTTTCGCAGTTCAGGAGGACTTGATCTTGATTTGAACCAGGCTGATGAGACTTTAGATATGGGCAGTTTCACAATCAACAATAGTCGTCGAACAGAGATTCCAAGTTTGGTAATCAGTTCTTCATCTAGAGGTATTTTAGATGGTGATGTAGGTGTTCGGAGGGATTTTGATTTGAATGATGGGCCTGCAGTGGATGAGATGAGTTCTGTACCAACACATTTTAGTCAACTAGCCAAGAGTAGGGCTCTATCCCAACCACCCGTTTCTGGTTTTAGGATGAACAATATGGAAGTTGGGAACTTCTCATCATGGTTTCATCCGGGGAACAACTCTTACTCAGCTGTTTCCATCCCATCTGTTATTTCTGATAGAGGGGAGCAGCCTTTCCCTATTGTTGCAGCTGGTGGGCCACAGAGGATGGTTGGTCCCCCCAGTGGTGGCAATTCGTTTACTCCAGATGTTTATCGAGGTTCTGTTCTGTCAGCTTCACCAGCAGTGCCTTTTCCTTCTACCTCTTTTCAATATCCAGTCTTTTCATATGGAACCAGTTACTCGATGCCCCCAAGCGCTTTCACTGGAGGTCCAAGTACGTTCTTGGAGTCATCTTCTGGCGGAAGGGTTTGCTTCCCTGCTGCTCATCCACAATTTTTGGGAACCAATGCCAGTGCGGTTTCTTCCAACTACCCAAGGCCTTTTGTTATTAGTCTCCCGGATGGTAGCAATAATAGTAGTGGTGAGAGCAGTAGAAAATGGGGAAGGCAGGGTTTAGATCTTAATGCAGGGCCTGGAGGCCCAGAAATGGAGGCTAGAGATGAATCTTTTCATCTTGCGCCAAAGCAACTGTCGGTTGCCAGTTCGCAACACCTATTGGATGAGCAAATGAGGATGTTCCAGATGCCAGGTGGCACTTTGAAGAGGAAGGAGCCCGACGGAGGGTGGGATGGCTTCAAGCAATCGTCATGGCAGCAGTAG
- the LOC115708794 gene encoding uncharacterized protein LOC115708794 isoform X1, whose amino-acid sequence MAIETDGTNGSLILLKQGAEARIFESAFVGRRSIIKERFSKKYRHPSLDLKLTLKRLNAEARCMTKARRLGVYTPVLFFVDPVLHTLTFEYVEGPSVKDVFLEFGAHGIRKEQMDDIAKQIGEAIAKLHDGGLIHGDLTTSNMLVKDATNQLVLIDFGLSFTSTLPEDKAVDLYVLERALLSMHSSCGNVMDQILAAYRKSSKQWSSTLNKLAQVRQRGRKRTMVG is encoded by the exons ATGGCGATCGAGACCGATGGAACAAATGGCTCTCTTATTTTGCTGAAGCAAGGAGCTGAAGCT AGAATTTTTGAATCAGCTTTTGTGGGAAGGAGGTCGATTATCAAGGAACGCTTTTCAAAGAAGTATAGGCATCCATCTTTGGATTTAAAACTTACTCTCAAGCGCTTGAATGCa GAAGCTAGGTGCATGACAAAGGCACGCCGACTTGGGGTCTATACACCAGTATTGTTTTTTGTGGACCCCGTTTTACATACCCTCACATTTGAATATGTGGAGGGTCCTTCAGTAAAGGATGTATTCCTTGAATTTGGAGCACATGGTATCCGAAAAGAACAGATGGACGATATTGCGAAGCAAATCGGCGAGGCAATTGCCAAACTGCATGATGGTGGCTTGATTCATGGTGATTTAACCACATCAAACATGTTAGTCAAAGATGCTACCAATCAACTG GTGCTCATTGATTTTGGTTTGAGCTTCACATCAACACTTCCAGAAGACAAAGCTGTTGATCTATACGTATTAGAGAGAGCTTTGCTCTCTATGCATTCTTCGTGTGGGAATGTG ATGGATCAGATACTTGCTGCGTATAGGAAGTCCTCAAAGCAGTGGTCATCAACATTGAATAAGTTAGCTCAAG TGAGACAGCGAGGTCGAAAGCGCACCATGGTTGGATGA